A stretch of Flavobacterium sp. N2270 DNA encodes these proteins:
- a CDS encoding L-threonylcarbamoyladenylate synthase translates to MAEFIKIYEDKPSEAAIKKVVDVLRNGGLIIYPTDTVYGLGCDITNTKALERIAKIKGIKLEKANFSFICNDLSNISNYVKQIDTSTFKILKRALPGPYTFILPGNNDLPKEFRKKKTVGIRVPDNNIALEIVKLLGNPIVSTSIHDEDEVIEYSTDPELIFEKWQNKVDLVIDGGYGNNIASTIIDLTGYEPEVIREGKGSLDIL, encoded by the coding sequence ATGGCAGAATTTATTAAAATATACGAAGATAAACCTAGTGAAGCTGCTATTAAAAAAGTAGTTGATGTTTTACGAAATGGAGGTTTAATTATTTATCCAACCGATACAGTTTACGGTTTAGGATGTGATATTACGAATACAAAAGCATTGGAACGCATTGCTAAAATTAAAGGAATCAAATTAGAAAAAGCCAATTTTTCATTCATTTGTAACGATTTAAGTAATATTTCAAACTATGTAAAGCAAATAGATACTTCTACTTTTAAAATTTTAAAAAGAGCTTTACCTGGTCCTTATACATTTATCTTGCCAGGAAATAACGATTTGCCTAAAGAATTTCGTAAAAAGAAAACAGTTGGTATTCGTGTTCCTGACAACAATATAGCCTTAGAAATTGTAAAATTATTAGGAAATCCAATTGTATCTACATCGATACATGATGAAGATGAAGTAATAGAATATTCTACCGATCCTGAATTAATTTTTGAAAAATGGCAGAATAAAGTCGATTTAGTAATTGATGGCGGTTATGGAAATAATATTGCTTCAACCATAATTGATTTAACAGGCTATGAGCCAGAAGTTATTCGTGAAGGAAAAGGAAGTTTAGATATTTTGTAA
- a CDS encoding ATP-dependent helicase, with amino-acid sequence MQQIIAQLNEAQQAPVLQKDGPMIVIAGAGSGKTRVLTVRIANLMHQGVDAFNILALTFTNKAAREMKKRIADIVGNNEAKNLWMGTFHSVFAKILRIEGEKLGYPSNFTIYDTQDSVRLISAIIKEMQLDRDVYKPKQVLGRISSYKNSLITVKAYFNNQDLQEADAMSKKPRLGDIYKNYVERCFKSGAMDFDDLLLKTNELINRFPEVLAKYQDRFRYILVDEYQDTNHSQYLIVRALSDRFQNICVVGDDAQSIYGFRGANINNILNFQKDYDNVQMYRLEQNYRSSKNIVEAANNIIDKNKTKLDKIVWTANDNGPKIKVHRSLTDGEEGRFVAATIFEQKMQQQLHNGQFAILYRTNAQSRAMEDALRKRDIPYRIYGGLSFYQRKEIKDVLCYLRLIINPNDEEALIRVINYPARGIGNTTIEKLTVAANHYKRSIFEVLEHIDKIDLKLNSGTKNKLQDFVTMIKSFQVINENHDAFYLADLVTKKTGLVQELKKDGTPEGITRIENIEELLNGIKDFIEGQKEIDGARGALAEFMEDVALATDLDNDTGDDDRVALMTIHLAKGLEFPHVFIVGLEEDLFPSAMSLSSRSDLEEERRLFYVALTRAENQAYLTYAQSRYRWGKLVDSEPSRFIEEIDSQYLEYLNPENNSGYRYKPMMDVDIFGDIDKSKLRTAKPVASKPPAYLNTQANEKPNIRKLKPVSGVRTQGNTNLFDSNLAIGNVVMHERFGKGQIINIEGMAGDKKAEIKFEVGGVKKLLLRFAKLEVIG; translated from the coding sequence ATGCAGCAAATAATTGCCCAATTAAATGAAGCCCAACAAGCTCCTGTTCTTCAAAAAGACGGGCCAATGATTGTAATCGCTGGTGCCGGTTCTGGAAAAACTAGAGTATTAACGGTACGTATTGCAAATCTTATGCATCAAGGTGTTGATGCGTTTAATATTTTGGCATTGACATTTACCAATAAGGCTGCGCGTGAAATGAAAAAACGTATTGCCGATATAGTAGGGAATAACGAAGCGAAAAATCTTTGGATGGGAACTTTTCACTCGGTTTTTGCTAAAATTTTACGAATCGAAGGCGAAAAATTGGGTTACCCTTCAAATTTTACCATTTACGACACACAAGATTCTGTTCGATTAATTTCGGCAATCATTAAAGAAATGCAACTCGATAGAGATGTATATAAACCAAAACAAGTTTTAGGTAGAATTTCATCCTACAAAAACTCATTAATTACGGTTAAAGCATACTTCAATAATCAAGATTTACAAGAAGCGGATGCTATGAGTAAAAAGCCTCGTTTAGGCGATATTTATAAAAATTATGTAGAGCGTTGTTTTAAATCGGGCGCAATGGATTTTGATGATTTGTTATTGAAAACCAATGAGTTAATTAATCGTTTTCCTGAAGTTTTAGCAAAATACCAAGATAGATTTCGTTACATTCTAGTCGATGAGTATCAAGATACAAACCATTCACAGTATTTAATTGTTAGAGCTTTATCTGATCGTTTTCAAAATATTTGTGTAGTTGGAGATGATGCGCAAAGTATTTACGGTTTTAGGGGTGCAAACATCAACAACATTTTAAACTTTCAAAAAGATTACGATAATGTTCAAATGTACCGATTGGAACAAAATTATCGTTCGTCAAAAAATATAGTTGAAGCCGCAAATAATATTATTGATAAGAATAAGACCAAATTAGACAAAATTGTTTGGACCGCAAATGATAACGGACCAAAAATTAAAGTACACCGCAGTTTAACTGATGGGGAAGAAGGTCGTTTTGTAGCGGCAACAATATTCGAACAAAAGATGCAACAACAATTGCATAACGGTCAGTTTGCCATTTTATATAGAACCAATGCGCAATCTCGTGCAATGGAAGATGCTTTGCGTAAACGCGATATTCCGTATCGTATTTATGGTGGATTATCTTTCTACCAACGTAAAGAGATTAAAGATGTTTTATGTTATTTACGATTGATTATCAACCCAAATGATGAAGAAGCTTTAATTCGTGTCATCAATTATCCGGCGAGAGGAATTGGTAATACAACTATTGAAAAATTAACAGTAGCAGCCAATCATTACAAAAGATCCATTTTCGAAGTTTTAGAACATATTGATAAAATAGATTTAAAACTGAATTCGGGAACCAAAAATAAGTTGCAAGATTTTGTAACGATGATTAAAAGTTTTCAAGTAATTAATGAAAATCATGATGCTTTTTATTTAGCTGATTTAGTTACTAAAAAAACCGGATTAGTTCAAGAACTTAAAAAAGACGGAACGCCAGAAGGAATTACTCGTATTGAAAATATCGAAGAACTTTTAAACGGTATAAAAGATTTTATTGAAGGTCAAAAAGAAATTGATGGAGCAAGAGGTGCTTTAGCTGAATTTATGGAAGATGTTGCTCTTGCAACTGATTTAGATAATGATACTGGCGATGACGATAGAGTTGCATTAATGACTATTCACTTAGCAAAAGGACTTGAGTTTCCTCATGTTTTTATTGTTGGTTTAGAAGAAGATTTGTTTCCAAGTGCTATGAGTTTAAGTTCTCGAAGCGACTTAGAAGAAGAACGACGTTTGTTTTATGTTGCACTAACAAGAGCAGAAAATCAAGCGTATTTAACGTATGCGCAATCGCGTTACCGTTGGGGAAAATTAGTTGACAGTGAACCTTCACGTTTTATTGAAGAAATTGACAGTCAGTATTTAGAATATTTAAATCCAGAAAATAATTCAGGATACCGTTATAAACCAATGATGGATGTTGATATTTTTGGAGACATTGATAAATCTAAATTACGGACAGCAAAACCTGTTGCTAGCAAGCCACCCGCATATTTAAATACACAAGCAAACGAAAAGCCAAACATTCGTAAGTTAAAACCGGTTTCTGGCGTTAGAACACAAGGAAATACTAATTTATTCGATTCTAATTTAGCGATTGGAAATGTTGTTATGCATGAACGTTTTGGAAAAGGGCAAATCATCAATATTGAAGGAATGGCTGGCGATAAAAAAGCCGAAATTAAGTTTGAAGTTGGTGGAGTTAAAAAGTTATTACTCCGTTTTGCAAAACTAGAAGTAATTGGATAG
- a CDS encoding patatin family protein, which yields MKALVISGGGSKGAFAGGVAQYLIEDLKHDYDLYLGTSTGSLLVSHLALGKVDKVKEMYTSVNQNSIFSNCPFVVRKKFGEEVIEINHWNVLKNFLKGSKTFGESKNLKKLIKKEFTPSEFEILKASNKEIIITVSNLSLNTVEYKSINECSYDDFCEWIWISCNYIPFMSLARKNGCDYADGGFAAMIPIEEAIRNGATHVDAIILHTESTLFNRMPATSVFASLTNLFAFMMDRIEFQNIKIGKYEAIIHGATINFYYTPTMLTTNSLVFNKEQMKKWWQIGYEYAKSKDIDSQEIITEE from the coding sequence ATGAAAGCATTAGTAATATCAGGAGGAGGAAGTAAAGGTGCATTCGCAGGAGGAGTGGCGCAATATCTTATAGAGGATTTAAAGCACGATTACGATTTGTATTTAGGAACTTCAACTGGTAGTTTATTAGTGTCGCATTTGGCATTAGGAAAAGTAGACAAAGTAAAAGAAATGTATACTTCGGTAAATCAAAACAGTATTTTTAGTAATTGTCCGTTTGTTGTAAGAAAGAAATTTGGAGAAGAAGTAATAGAAATCAACCATTGGAATGTTTTAAAAAATTTCCTAAAAGGCTCCAAAACCTTTGGTGAAAGCAAAAATTTAAAAAAATTAATTAAAAAAGAATTTACGCCATCTGAATTTGAAATTTTAAAAGCTTCCAATAAAGAAATTATAATCACTGTTTCTAATTTATCTTTAAATACAGTAGAATATAAGTCGATAAATGAATGTAGTTACGACGATTTTTGCGAATGGATTTGGATTTCCTGCAATTATATTCCGTTTATGTCATTAGCTAGAAAAAACGGCTGTGATTATGCCGATGGTGGTTTCGCAGCTATGATTCCTATTGAAGAAGCAATTAGAAATGGTGCAACTCATGTAGATGCTATTATTCTACATACCGAAAGCACTTTGTTTAATAGAATGCCAGCAACAAGTGTATTTGCCTCCTTAACCAATTTATTTGCTTTTATGATGGATAGAATTGAGTTCCAGAATATTAAAATTGGAAAATATGAAGCAATTATTCATGGAGCAACTATAAATTTCTATTATACGCCCACAATGTTAACCACAAATTCTTTAGTTTTTAACAAAGAACAAATGAAAAAATGGTGGCAAATTGGCTATGAGTATGCTAAGTCTAAAGATATTGATAGTCAAGAAATAATTACCGAAGAATAA
- a CDS encoding M1 family metallopeptidase, with the protein MMFRFLFICFFTISTFAQQFKKVDFISCNASITPISSDKVVLGSVTYEFNVFSTIDTISIDAINMEFINVELNGKKVDFINTRNKLQFYEGFQIGKNKLSFNYSAKPKQTLYFIGEGDDLQIWTQGQGKYTSHWLPSFDDVNEKVIFKIKVDFEPKFEVITNGKYEFGISQDGMMTSSYQMQKPMSSYLVMLAIGKFVKQTDVTKSGTKLEYYLDRNDADKFEPTYRYSKQMFNFLEKEIGVKYPWGIYRQVPVRDFLYAGMENTTSTIFAQDFVVDEIGFNDKNYVNVNAHELAHQWFGDFITAKESKHHWLQEGFATYYALLAEKEIFGDDYFNYELFQMADQLKQAAKTDTIPILNEKASSLTFYKKGAWALHYLRTQIGERKFKKAVKSYLKEYAFKNVDTDEFLAKIKKVSNFDTDKFKKEWLENADFRWNDAISILNKNTFIVDLQKVKALEVLPFDDKKDQLLTLMTKKSYYPVQQEIMLQTSVVDFEDKKELIDLAFDSNNIKVRQALAQSLIKIPSSYREKFETLLNDESYITKEIALFRLWSNFPDERNRYIDLFQNENGLNYNLKIAHLTLQLVSQQVNLEDKQVAIQELEKLSKAPYESGVRQNALETLINFKLISNSVLTSLIDASMHHKWRFVSYAKAEIRKLISTDEGNQQLKDLLPLLNENQQSRLNSFFNEIK; encoded by the coding sequence ATGATGTTTCGATTTCTTTTTATCTGTTTTTTTACAATTTCTACTTTTGCTCAGCAATTTAAAAAGGTTGACTTTATTTCTTGTAATGCTTCTATAACTCCAATATCATCTGATAAAGTTGTTTTGGGTTCAGTAACTTATGAATTTAATGTTTTTAGTACAATTGATACTATCAGTATTGATGCAATTAATATGGAATTTATTAATGTAGAACTAAATGGTAAAAAAGTTGATTTTATAAATACTAGAAATAAACTTCAGTTTTATGAAGGTTTTCAGATTGGAAAAAATAAACTTTCATTTAATTATTCAGCTAAACCCAAGCAAACTTTATATTTTATTGGTGAAGGAGATGATTTACAAATTTGGACACAAGGTCAAGGTAAATACACAAGTCACTGGTTGCCTAGTTTTGATGATGTAAATGAGAAAGTTATTTTTAAAATAAAAGTTGATTTTGAGCCTAAATTTGAGGTAATAACTAATGGGAAATACGAGTTTGGGATTAGTCAAGATGGAATGATGACTTCGAGTTACCAAATGCAAAAACCAATGTCTTCTTATTTGGTTATGTTGGCAATTGGAAAGTTTGTAAAACAAACAGATGTAACAAAATCAGGAACGAAATTAGAATATTATTTAGATCGAAATGACGCTGATAAATTTGAACCAACGTATCGTTATTCAAAACAAATGTTTAATTTCTTGGAAAAAGAAATAGGAGTGAAGTATCCTTGGGGAATTTACCGTCAAGTTCCAGTTCGTGATTTTTTATATGCCGGAATGGAAAACACGACTTCTACCATTTTTGCACAAGATTTTGTAGTAGACGAAATAGGTTTTAACGATAAAAATTATGTAAATGTAAATGCGCATGAATTGGCTCATCAATGGTTTGGCGATTTTATTACGGCGAAAGAAAGTAAACATCACTGGCTTCAAGAAGGTTTTGCAACGTATTATGCTTTGTTAGCTGAAAAAGAAATTTTTGGTGATGATTATTTTAATTACGAATTGTTTCAAATGGCAGACCAATTAAAACAAGCAGCTAAAACAGATACGATTCCAATTTTGAATGAAAAAGCGAGTTCGCTTACATTTTATAAAAAAGGAGCTTGGGCTTTACATTATTTAAGAACTCAAATTGGTGAACGAAAATTTAAAAAAGCAGTTAAATCTTATTTAAAAGAATATGCTTTTAAAAATGTTGATACCGATGAATTTTTAGCTAAAATTAAAAAAGTATCGAATTTTGATACCGATAAATTTAAAAAAGAATGGTTAGAAAATGCAGATTTTAGATGGAACGATGCCATTTCAATCTTAAATAAAAACACATTTATTGTCGATTTACAAAAAGTAAAAGCATTAGAAGTATTACCTTTTGATGATAAAAAAGATCAATTACTGACTTTAATGACAAAGAAAAGTTATTATCCAGTTCAACAAGAAATTATGTTACAAACCTCGGTTGTAGATTTTGAAGATAAAAAAGAATTGATAGATTTAGCTTTTGATAGTAATAATATAAAAGTTCGCCAAGCTTTAGCACAATCACTTATTAAAATTCCTTCTTCTTACAGAGAAAAGTTTGAAACCTTATTAAATGATGAATCTTACATTACTAAAGAAATTGCTTTATTCAGACTTTGGTCTAATTTTCCTGATGAAAGAAATCGTTATATTGATTTATTTCAAAACGAAAACGGTTTAAATTATAATTTAAAAATAGCTCATTTAACATTGCAATTAGTATCACAGCAAGTAAATCTTGAAGATAAGCAAGTAGCTATTCAAGAATTAGAAAAATTATCAAAAGCACCATATGAATCTGGAGTTAGGCAAAATGCTTTAGAAACGTTGATTAACTTTAAATTGATATCTAATTCGGTTTTAACTTCGTTAATAGATGCTTCAATGCATCATAAATGGCGTTTTGTAAGTTATGCAAAGGCTGAAATTAGAAAATTAATTTCAACAGATGAAGGAAACCAACAGTTAAAAGATTTATTACCTTTATTGAATGAAAATCAGCAAAGTAGATTGAATTCTTTTTTTAATGAAATAAAATAA
- the recG gene encoding ATP-dependent DNA helicase RecG: MSNNLLETPIEYLKGVGPQRGDLLRKELGIHKYGDLIHLFPNRYIDRTHYFKINQLQNTSSEVQIVGRIINIKTVEQKRGKRLVATFVDETGQMELVWFQGHKWIREGLKINEVYVIFGKVAQFGSAFNMAHPEMELLAEHKASLRSAMQPVYPSTEKLNNKGITSRTINKLMQQLFIETQNLFTENLPIYLIENLKLIPKNVALFNIHFPKNQDLLNKAQFRLKFEELFFIQLQLITKNLIRKHKIKGHQFEIVGENFNDFYKNHLPFELTNAQKRVIKEIRNDMGSNAQMNRLLQGDVGSGKTIVALMSMLIAKDNGYQSCLMAPTEILANQHFIGLTELAKDLNINIQILTGSSKTKERRLIHEALEDGTLDILIGTHALLEDKVKFKNLGLAIIDEQHRFGVEQRSKLWKKNTIPPHILVMTATPIPRTLAMSLYGDLDISVIDELPPGRKPIETVHRYDNNRLKVWKFIKDEIKKGRQIYIVYPLIQESEKMDYKDLMDGYESISRDFPLPEYSISILHGQMKPADKDEEMRRFAAGKTNIMVATTVIEVGVNVPNASVMIIESAERFGLSQLHQLRGRVGRGAEQSYCILMTSHKLSEDSKVRMETMVRTNDGFEIAEVDLKLRGPGDLMGKQQSGVLNLQIADLVKDRDILQLARHEAVKLLKADAPMEKPEHVTLRKAFIELSKKKNIWNYIS, from the coding sequence ATGTCTAACAATCTCTTAGAAACTCCCATTGAATACTTAAAAGGCGTTGGTCCGCAACGTGGCGACTTGCTACGCAAAGAATTAGGCATTCATAAATATGGAGATTTAATTCATTTATTTCCCAATCGTTATATCGATAGAACACATTATTTTAAAATCAATCAGTTACAAAATACCAGTTCAGAAGTTCAAATTGTAGGTCGAATAATCAACATTAAAACGGTTGAACAAAAACGAGGAAAAAGATTGGTCGCTACTTTTGTAGATGAAACAGGACAAATGGAATTGGTTTGGTTTCAAGGACATAAATGGATTAGGGAAGGTTTAAAAATTAATGAAGTTTATGTGATTTTTGGAAAAGTGGCTCAATTTGGAAGTGCTTTTAACATGGCGCATCCAGAAATGGAACTTTTAGCCGAACATAAAGCAAGTCTGCGTTCGGCAATGCAACCAGTTTATCCTAGTACGGAAAAACTAAATAATAAAGGCATTACAAGCAGAACTATCAATAAATTAATGCAACAATTGTTTATTGAAACGCAAAATTTATTTACTGAAAACTTACCAATATATTTAATTGAAAATTTAAAACTAATTCCTAAAAATGTAGCTTTATTTAATATTCATTTTCCGAAAAATCAAGATTTATTGAACAAAGCTCAATTTAGATTGAAGTTTGAAGAATTATTTTTTATTCAATTGCAATTAATTACTAAAAATCTAATTCGAAAACATAAAATAAAAGGACATCAGTTTGAAATAGTTGGCGAAAACTTTAATGATTTTTATAAAAACCACTTGCCTTTTGAATTGACAAACGCTCAAAAAAGAGTAATTAAAGAAATTCGAAACGATATGGGAAGTAATGCCCAAATGAATCGTTTGCTACAAGGTGATGTTGGTTCAGGGAAAACAATTGTAGCCTTAATGAGCATGTTAATTGCTAAAGATAATGGTTACCAAAGTTGCTTAATGGCGCCAACAGAAATACTGGCCAATCAGCATTTTATTGGTTTAACCGAATTAGCTAAAGACCTAAATATTAACATACAAATACTTACAGGTTCAAGTAAAACTAAAGAACGAAGACTTATACATGAAGCTTTAGAAGATGGAACTTTAGATATCTTAATTGGAACGCACGCTTTATTAGAAGATAAAGTAAAATTCAAAAATTTAGGTTTAGCCATTATTGATGAACAACATCGTTTTGGTGTTGAACAACGAAGTAAACTGTGGAAAAAAAATACAATTCCACCACATATTTTAGTAATGACAGCAACGCCTATTCCGCGTACTTTAGCCATGAGTTTATATGGCGATTTAGATATTTCGGTTATTGATGAATTGCCACCAGGAAGAAAACCTATTGAAACCGTACATCGTTATGACAACAACCGATTAAAAGTTTGGAAATTCATTAAAGATGAAATTAAAAAAGGGCGACAAATTTACATCGTTTATCCGTTGATTCAGGAATCTGAAAAAATGGATTATAAAGATTTAATGGACGGTTACGAAAGTATTTCACGTGATTTTCCGTTACCCGAATATTCTATTTCTATTTTACACGGACAAATGAAACCAGCAGATAAAGACGAAGAAATGCGTCGTTTTGCAGCAGGAAAAACCAATATAATGGTCGCTACAACTGTAATTGAAGTTGGTGTTAATGTTCCAAATGCATCGGTAATGATTATTGAAAGTGCTGAACGTTTTGGATTATCACAATTACATCAATTAAGAGGAAGAGTTGGGCGTGGCGCCGAACAGAGTTACTGTATTTTAATGACAAGTCATAAATTAAGCGAAGACAGTAAAGTAAGAATGGAAACCATGGTTCGTACCAATGATGGTTTTGAAATTGCTGAAGTCGATTTAAAACTTCGTGGTCCTGGAGATTTAATGGGAAAACAACAAAGTGGTGTTTTAAATCTTCAAATTGCTGACTTAGTTAAAGATAGAGACATTCTTCAACTTGCAAGACATGAAGCTGTAAAACTACTAAAAGCTGACGCTCCAATGGAAAAACCAGAACATGTAACTTTAAGAAAAGCTTTTATTGAATTAAGTAAGAAAAAAAATATCTGGAATTATATAAGTTAG
- a CDS encoding bestrophin family protein: MVQYNPKDWITFIFRFHKADTFRQLIPMMITIGLYSYGVAYLEMEYWKLSEDSHVKNITIMHGMLGFVISLLLVFRTNTAYDRWWEGRKHWGALVNNSRNLAIKLSVILKDEHDKNYFRKVIPGYASILQKHLSNEETAKMLFEDLNLDIDHQKHRPNQIAKMLFQKIHDLHISGKISGDQLIILNSEIQSFTDICGACERIKNTPIPYSYSSFIKKFIFFYVMTLPFGYVFSLGYYVIPVVVFIFYVLASLELIAEEIEDPFGNDANDLPTEKLASNIKKHVEEII; this comes from the coding sequence ATGGTACAATACAACCCAAAAGACTGGATTACTTTTATTTTTAGATTTCATAAAGCCGACACATTTAGGCAACTTATTCCTATGATGATTACTATAGGATTGTATTCATATGGAGTTGCCTATTTAGAAATGGAATATTGGAAACTTTCAGAAGATAGTCATGTTAAAAACATCACCATTATGCACGGAATGCTTGGTTTTGTAATTTCATTATTGTTAGTTTTTAGAACCAATACTGCTTACGATCGTTGGTGGGAAGGTAGAAAACATTGGGGAGCATTAGTCAATAACAGTCGAAATTTAGCCATTAAACTATCGGTAATATTAAAAGACGAACACGATAAAAATTATTTTAGAAAAGTAATTCCGGGTTATGCATCCATTTTACAGAAACATTTATCAAACGAAGAAACGGCAAAAATGCTTTTTGAAGATTTAAATTTAGACATTGACCATCAAAAACACAGACCCAATCAAATTGCAAAAATGTTATTTCAAAAAATACATGATTTACATATTAGCGGAAAAATATCAGGTGACCAGTTGATTATTTTAAATAGTGAAATTCAATCATTTACAGATATTTGTGGCGCTTGCGAACGAATTAAAAATACACCTATTCCCTATTCTTACAGCTCATTCATTAAAAAATTCATATTCTTTTATGTTATGACATTACCTTTTGGATATGTATTTAGTTTAGGTTATTATGTAATACCAGTAGTAGTTTTTATTTTTTATGTTTTAGCTAGTTTAGAATTAATTGCCGAAGAAATAGAAGATCCTTTTGGAAACGATGCAAATGATTTACCTACAGAAAAATTAGCAAGCAACATTAAAAAACATGTTGAAGAGATTATTTAA
- a CDS encoding AraC family transcriptional regulator, whose product MPIKSLLNKPALTNEKSLKTLVENRTIFSLNHCELNIFETYQQSDLVPLKFNDLVVTSMLRGKKIMHLFDEPQFEYLPGETVIVPSNVEMKIDFPEASKENPTQCIALAIDNKIITNTLDFLNEKYPKEGKNNLWKLDNENYFFYNNVELATTINKLIKECMGSSITKDALADLTLQELIIRIIQTQTTKRFENEQYIDSNSPITPSIEFIRNNIHESINLKELSDKACMSTTSFYRYFKRELGMSPIEFILNEKIKHAKKLLSNPNINVSEVSYATGFEDSNYFIRLFKKYEGVTPKQYQLMNFTSQ is encoded by the coding sequence ATGCCAATAAAATCTTTATTAAATAAACCAGCATTAACAAACGAAAAGTCTTTAAAGACTTTGGTCGAAAATAGAACTATTTTTTCACTAAACCATTGTGAACTAAACATTTTTGAAACGTATCAACAATCAGACTTGGTTCCATTAAAATTTAATGATTTAGTGGTGACTAGTATGTTGCGTGGAAAAAAAATAATGCATTTATTTGACGAACCTCAATTTGAATATTTACCAGGCGAAACTGTAATAGTTCCTTCTAATGTTGAAATGAAAATAGACTTTCCAGAAGCTTCAAAAGAAAACCCTACACAGTGCATTGCATTAGCAATAGACAATAAAATAATAACAAATACACTTGATTTTCTAAATGAAAAATATCCGAAAGAAGGAAAGAATAACCTTTGGAAATTAGATAATGAAAATTACTTTTTTTATAACAATGTTGAATTAGCAACTACTATAAATAAGCTCATTAAAGAATGTATGGGAAGTTCTATTACTAAAGATGCCTTAGCAGACTTAACATTACAAGAATTGATCATTAGAATCATTCAAACACAAACGACAAAAAGATTTGAAAACGAACAGTATATTGATAGTAATAGTCCAATAACACCATCTATTGAATTTATTAGAAATAACATTCACGAAAGCATTAATTTAAAAGAATTAAGTGATAAAGCATGTATGAGTACGACTTCATTTTACAGATATTTTAAAAGAGAATTAGGAATGAGTCCAATTGAATTTATCTTAAATGAAAAAATAAAACATGCTAAAAAACTATTAAGTAACCCAAACATTAATGTTTCTGAAGTTTCTTATGCAACCGGATTTGAAGATAGTAATTATTTTATTCGATTATTCAAAAAATATGAAGGGGTTACTCCAAAACAATACCAATTAATGAATTTTACATCGCAATAA
- a CDS encoding DUF779 domain-containing protein — MEKIKRLDATEKAISLINTISEKFGDLMFYQAGGCCEGTQPQCFEKGGFYLRMGDVCIGTINGFEFWVDKDLYEYWKFSHFTLDVTDGIGAGGFSLETPYGKTFVISYKLFTEDELLNLEPVQVNN; from the coding sequence ATGGAAAAAATTAAAAGATTAGATGCTACTGAAAAAGCAATTTCATTAATTAATACAATTTCAGAAAAGTTTGGTGATTTAATGTTTTATCAAGCAGGTGGTTGTTGTGAAGGGACGCAACCACAGTGTTTTGAAAAAGGTGGGTTTTATTTGCGTATGGGTGATGTTTGTATTGGAACAATTAATGGTTTTGAATTTTGGGTAGATAAAGATTTGTATGAGTATTGGAAATTTTCTCATTTTACTTTAGATGTTACTGATGGAATAGGTGCAGGAGGATTTTCTTTAGAAACTCCATATGGAAAAACATTTGTTATAAGTTATAAATTATTTACTGAAGATGAGTTATTAAATTTAGAACCTGTACAAGTAAATAATTAA